In Thunnus maccoyii chromosome 11, fThuMac1.1, whole genome shotgun sequence, one genomic interval encodes:
- the nms gene encoding neuromedin-U isoform X2 produces MTLPTVRQLLLFCLFWCLGCWSMTDASLLDQWEEGIALRKIRDIQNDDLSDVLLRDENENQVQNVFKRFLFHYSKALNSVGAVQHQANSVHPLMRLSPKLSQRRKKKVLLLKIRALPEGML; encoded by the exons ATGACTCTGCCAACTGTGCGACAACTTCTacttttctgtttattctgGTGCCTTGGATGTTGGAGCATGACAG ATGCCAGTCTTCTCGATCAGTGGGAAGAAGGGATTGCGTTAAGAAAG ATTCGAGACATCCAAAATGATGATTTGAGTGATGTTTTGTTGAGAGACGAGAATGAG AATCAAGTCCAGAATGTTTTCAAAAGA tTCCTGTTTCATTACTCTAAAGCTCTCAACTCTGTTGGAGCTGTACAGCACCAG gCTAACTCAGTTCACCCTCTGATGCGACTTTCCCCCAAGCTTTcccagaggagaaagaagaaggtGCTGCTTTTG AAGATTCGAGCTCTGCCGGAGGGGATGTTGTAG
- the nms gene encoding uncharacterized protein nms isoform X1, whose product MTLPTVRQLLLFCLFWCLGCWSMTDASLLDQWEEGIALRKIRDIQNDDLSDVLLRDENENQVQNVFKRFLFHYSKALNSVGAVQHQVPAQEPYSSSFFQFVMSGNIILESYCFHLTSLIPNTSFCLTFCHLNGNRGGKLSETVNILNQEISDQD is encoded by the exons ATGACTCTGCCAACTGTGCGACAACTTCTacttttctgtttattctgGTGCCTTGGATGTTGGAGCATGACAG ATGCCAGTCTTCTCGATCAGTGGGAAGAAGGGATTGCGTTAAGAAAG ATTCGAGACATCCAAAATGATGATTTGAGTGATGTTTTGTTGAGAGACGAGAATGAG AATCAAGTCCAGAATGTTTTCAAAAGA tTCCTGTTTCATTACTCTAAAGCTCTCAACTCTGTTGGAGCTGTACAGCACCAGGTACCAGCACAAGAGCCGTACAGCTCTTCATTTTTTCAATTCGTCATGTCTGGAAACATCATATTAGAGAGTTATTGCTTTCATTTAACTTCATTGATTCCAAACACAAGTTTTTGTCTgactttctgtcatttaaatgGTAACAGAGGTGGCAAATTGTCTGAAACTGTCAACATTTTAAATCAGGAAATATCAGATCAAGACTAA
- the pdcl3 gene encoding phosducin-like protein 3 produces MQDPNEDTEWNDILRKKGILPPKETPKDDEEEELALQQQQSVVKTYESMTLEELEENEDEFSEEDEAAIEMYRQKRLAEWKATQIKNVFGEVVEISGQDYVKEVNNAGEGIWVVLHLYKQGIPLCTLINQHLSILARKFPQTKFLKSISTTCIPNYPDRNLPTVFVYFEGEMKAQFIGPLVFSGMNLKVEELEWRLSETGAVKTDLEENPRKQIEDKLMSSIRCSLPTRKDSDSEDEDY; encoded by the exons ATGCAG GACCCGAATGAAGACACAGAGTGGAACGATATCCTGAGGAAGAAAGGTATTCTTCCTCCCAAGGAGACACCtaaagatgatgaagaggaggagctggcccttcagcagcagcagtctgtcG TTAAAACATATGAGAGCATGACACTGGAAGAACTGGAAGAGAATGAAGATGAGTTCAGTGAAGAAGATGAGGCTGCCATCGAGATGTACAG ACAGAAGCGTCTTGCAGAGTGGAAGGCCACTCAGATAAAGAACGTGTTTGGAGAGGTGGTTGAAATCTCCGGACAGGACTACGTCAAAGAGGTCAACAACGCTGGAGAAGGCATCTGGGTGGTGCTGCACCTCTACAAACAGGG AATCCCTCTGTGCACCCTGATCAACCAGCACCTGAGCATACTGGCCAGGAAATTCCCTCAGACCAAGTTTCTCAAGTCCATCTCCACCACCTGCATCCCCAACTACCCCGATCGCAACCTGCCCACCGTCTTCGTCTACTTTGAGGGAGAGATGAAGGCCCAGTTCATCGGGCCGCTGGTCTTCAGCGGCATGAACCTCAAAGTTGAAG AGCTGGAGTGGAGGTTATCAGAGACTGGAGCGGTGAAGACAGACCTGGAGGAAAACCCCAGGAAGCAAATCGAAGACAAACTAATGTCATCGATCAGATGTTCGCTTCCCACACGGAAGGACAGTGACTCTGAGGACGAGGACTACTAA